A region of the Stutzerimonas stutzeri genome:
AATTCCGGCGAGTATGGCTGCCGGGCGATGGCCTGCTCCATACAGAACAGCCAGGCGTCGCGTTCGGCGTCGCCGACCTGCCAGCGGGTATGGAACTGCGGAATGCTGATGCCGCCATACTTCTCTGCATATCGCTTCGGACCACCCAGCCAGCCACTGAGGAAACTTGCGAGGCGATCTTGCGCTTCGTTCACGTCCGGCGGATACATGGCGCGAACAACCGCGGCCTGCGGCGCTTCTTCCATGACCTTGTAGAAATCCGCGACCAGCTGGTGCAGCCCAATCTCGCCACCAGCGGCCTGGAACGAAGCATCGCCGACGCCGAAAGCAAGACGTTGATCGAGGTTCATCGGCTTACCCTGACTCTGGAAAAGGCGCGGAATGATGCGCGCTTGTGCCAGATCAAAACAAGTGCAACCAGCGCCGACAGCTTGCAGGTTGCTGGTCTAAGCTGAAGGCCCATACAAGAGCGGAGAAAACAAATGCGCAAGCTTCTGGTTGCATACGACGGTTCGGACAACTCCAAGCGCGCCCTGCAGTATGTCGTCGATCTGGCGCGCGATACCGGCCTCACGCTGCAGGTCCATGTGGTCAATGTCCAGCACGAGCCGATCATTTATGGCGAGTACGTAACCTCGGCCATGATTGACGAGCTCAACAACGGGCTGATGGGTAAGGCGCGTGCCGTTCTAGACGAGGCGGCGGCCGTGTTGCAGGGCGGGGGACTGAGCTGCGAGACCCACGCGCTGCTGGGTAATGTGGCCGAGCAGGTCAGTGAAGCGGTCAAGCGCCTGGGGTGCGACACCGTGGTGATGGGCACCCGAGGCCTCGGTAGCTTCACCGGACTGCTGCTGGGCTCGGTGGCGAACCGGGTGATCCACGAAGTATCAGTCCCGGTTCTGCTGGTCAAATGAGCTGAAACTGTCAGCCCTGGCCTATCAGTCCTGCTTGCCCTTGAGCAGGTCGGCCAGGTTGGCGAAGGCTTTGAAGGTTTCCTTCGGGCCCAGATCGCTGCCGGGTCGGGCTTCGGCATGGTACTGGTTGTCTGTATAGCGGGAGTGCTCGTTGTCGTGGCAGTAGAGGCAGAGCAGCTCCCAGTTGGAACCGTCCTCGGGGTTGTTGTCGTGATTGTGGTCCTTGTGGTGGACTGTCAGTTCACTCAGACGCTTGCCGGAAAACTCTCGCGCGCAACGTCCGCAGACCCAGGGGTACATCTTCAACGCCTTTTCCCGGTAGCCTTGTTCGCGTTGGCTATAGGGCGTGGAGGGCTTGTTGGTGCTCATCTTGAATGCTCGCCGGATTACAGTGCTGGTTAGTTAAGCCGATGGTGATCAGCCAGCCAAGCCGACATAGACGTTCTGCACATCATCGTGGGCATCGATGGCTTCAAGAAAGGCTTCGACTTCTTCCAGTTCAGCACCCGATAGGCTGACCGGGTTCTTGGGGCGGTAGCCCAGTTGCGCGGATTGCACGGTAAAGCCGAATTCCGGTAGTGCCTTACAAACGGCGTCGAGATCGGTCGGTTCGGTGATGAAAAGCGCAGCACCTTCATCTGCCGCTTCGAAATCCTGAGCGCCGGCTTCGATCGCGGCCATTTCGGCATCGGCATCGCCTTCAGGCGCAGCTTCGATCATGCCGACATGATCGAAATCCCAGCTCACCGAACCAGACGAGCCCAACTGCCCCTTACGGAACAGCACGCGGATTTCGGCAACAGTGCGATTCACGTTGTCGGTCAGGCACTCGACGATGAGCGGAACCTGATGCGGGGCAAAGCCTTCGTAAAGAGTGCGTTCGTAATGAACCACCTCGCCGCTGA
Encoded here:
- a CDS encoding YajD family HNH nuclease, with amino-acid sequence MSTNKPSTPYSQREQGYREKALKMYPWVCGRCAREFSGKRLSELTVHHKDHNHDNNPEDGSNWELLCLYCHDNEHSRYTDNQYHAEARPGSDLGPKETFKAFANLADLLKGKQD
- a CDS encoding YebC/PmpR family DNA-binding transcriptional regulator — protein: MGAQWKAKHKEAAANAKGRIFGKLSKEIMIAARSGADPDMNPRLRLVVEQAKKASMPKDTLERAIKKGAGLSGEVVHYERTLYEGFAPHQVPLIVECLTDNVNRTVAEIRVLFRKGQLGSSGSVSWDFDHVGMIEAAPEGDADAEMAAIEAGAQDFEAADEGAALFITEPTDLDAVCKALPEFGFTVQSAQLGYRPKNPVSLSGAELEEVEAFLEAIDAHDDVQNVYVGLAG
- a CDS encoding universal stress protein, yielding MRKLLVAYDGSDNSKRALQYVVDLARDTGLTLQVHVVNVQHEPIIYGEYVTSAMIDELNNGLMGKARAVLDEAAAVLQGGGLSCETHALLGNVAEQVSEAVKRLGCDTVVMGTRGLGSFTGLLLGSVANRVIHEVSVPVLLVK
- a CDS encoding group II truncated hemoglobin, with the translated sequence MNLDQRLAFGVGDASFQAAGGEIGLHQLVADFYKVMEEAPQAAVVRAMYPPDVNEAQDRLASFLSGWLGGPKRYAEKYGGISIPQFHTRWQVGDAERDAWLFCMEQAIARQPYSPEFAEYLLRQLRVPAERIRQVQAACPVRPGQS